The Caulobacter sp. 73W region GCGAGGCTGGACTTTGGTGAGGCGTTACGCCGTCCGGAGTTGGGATGCCCCGTCCCCCCCAAATCCCGTCTCGAGAGCCCCCGTCTCGAGAGACCCCGCCACGCAAGGTCCGGAAGGGCCGCCTGCCGGCTGCTGTCGTCAGCCTGGTCGGGCATGGGCTGGTGCTGACCGCCCTGTTGTGGAGCCTGCCCGACCCGCCGGACATGACCGAGCCGCCGTCGGTGCTGGTCGAGATGATCCTGCCCCCGCCGCCGCAGGACCCCGCCGACGCCCCGGCCGGCGGCGGCTCGGCCGGCTCTCCCGCCGCCGACGCGCCGATCACTCCCGAACCGCCCAGGCCGGAGACGCCGCCGTCGCCACCCCTGCCGCGCCAGACCACGCGACCCCGCCCGCCGATCCCGGAGGTCGAGCCCCTGCCCGCCTCGGCCCCCGTCTCGCGGCCGTCGGCCATCGTGCTCGGCCCCGCCGCCCTGGCCGGGGCGAAGACGGCGGGGACCGGGGTCGGCTCGGGAACGGGGTCAGGCTCCGGCGCGGGAGCCGGGTCGGGCGACGGCTGCAACATGGTGCGGCTGCTGCAGGACGCCCTGCGCCGCAACGCCAAGGTCCGGGCCGCCGTGGCCAGCGCCCATTCGGGCGTCGGAGGCGGCGGCGGGGACCGCGCCCTGCTGGTGTGGAACGGCGACTGGGTGCGCAACGGGGTCCAGGACGGCAAGGGCCTGGCCGGCGTGCGGCAGGCCATCGCGCTGGAAGTCGCCTTCGCCCCCGAGCCCTGCCGGCGCGAGCCTGTGCGCGGGCTGGTGCTGATCTCGCTGAACGACGCGCCGGGGTCGGTGGGGCTGGCGCTCGGCCAATCGTCCTGGCGCTGGTCCGACCTGCTGTTCGCCGAGGGGTCCCGGCGGGGCGGCTAGGACGTCAGGTCGGGGCGCGAGGCCAGGAACGCGGCCTTCTCCTCAGGCGTGAGGACCTTGGCCTTCTTCTGCCGCGACACGCGCGGCGACGGCGGGGCGTAGGTCCCCGGCGAGACGGCGGGCGCGCCGCCCTTCAGGTCCGAGAGACGTTTGACCGGCGGCTTCATGGGCGGCCTCGCTGGGCGGAGCGCCCGCCGTCAGCGGCGGGCCGGGTGATCATCCGCTGATTCCCGTGACAACCTTCAACGGCGCCGCTGTCGGCGACGCCAGGTGCAGCGGCAGCGTCAGGATCACCCCGAACCGGCCGTCGCCCGGATTGATGTCCAGGGCCGCCTCGTCGCCGTATTCGGCGGCCAGGCGCTCGGCCACGTTGCGCAGGCCGACGCCCGTGCCGGGTTCCTGCCAGCGCTGGACGGTGTTGACCACTTCCAGGACCAGGACGTCCGCCTCCACGCGGGCGCTGATCGCGATATAGGCCCCATCGCCGCCCAGCGTATGCTTCACCGCGTTCTCGACCAGCGGCTGAAGCAGCAGGGCTGGGACCTGGGCGGTCTCCAGGTCCGGCGGCAGGTCGATGGCGATCTCCAGCTGGTCGGTGAAGCGGGCCTGCTCGATAGCCAGATAAGTGCGCTGCAATTCGATCTCCCGCGCCAGGGGGATGGCCTGGCGGGGGTCCAGCGTCAGGGTCAGGCGGAAGAAGGCCGCCAGCCGCAGCAGCATCGCCTCCGCCGCCTGGTTGCGGCGATCCAGCACCAGGGTCGAGACGGCGTTCAGGGTGTTGAACAGGAAGTGCGGATTGATCTGGTAGCGCAGGGCCAGCAGCTGCGCCTCCTGCGCCAGGCGCTGGGCCTCGGCCAGCTGCCGCTCGCGCGCGATCACGTCGCGATAGAAGCCATAAGCCACCAGCCCCGCGCCGTTGAACAGGAACGGAATGACCATCGTGTAGATGCGGGTGAAGTCATACAGCTGGCTCCAGATCACCCGCGGATGGTCGGTCATGTGCCAGAAGATGAACGCGATGATCGGCAGGTGCAGGACGCCGGCGGCGAAGGCGGTCGCGATCCCCACGATGATCTTGGCCGCCAGACCATAGCGGCGGCCGGCCGCCTCCATGGCCATGTACATCAGGTAGGTGAGGATGGTGAGCGTGCCGAAGGCCAGGATCTCGGCCGGCAGATGCCACCATTTGGGCGGGACCCCGACGCCGATGGCGCGGATGGTGATCAGCAGATCTACCACGGCCACCATGACCAGGATGACGGCCAAGGCGCCCCGGTCGATGATCGGCCGCCTGATCTTCACGCCTGATGGTCCCCCGCTTGAGCACGGGACGTTAAAGCAGAGACGGGCCACCTCCAATTCAGGATTGCGGCCCGCCAGCAGATCTCAGCACGATCTGAGTTATCAGGCCTGAACGAAGGCCTCGAACCCGCCGTAGATCATCCGCTTGCCGTCGAAGGGGGCGTTCTCCATGCCGCCCTTCATCCGCTCGTCGGCCATGACCTTGGCGTTCACTTCGTCCCGGTGGGCCCGGTCGCGATAGGTGATGAACGAGAAGATCGTGGTCTCGTCGTCCTTCTGCTGCACGGCGCGCGGGAACGATGTCAGTTCGCCATAGGGCACGTCGTCGGCCTTGGCCTCGACATAGGACAGGGCCCCATGCTCCATCCATACGGTGCGGCCGAGCTCGGCCATCTCCCTGTAGGCGTCCATCTTGTCCTTGGGCACAGCGATCACGAAACCATCGACGTAGGTCATTGGGCGTCTCCTCTGGTGGGCTTGCGTCCTAAGGACGTTGAAGGGCGAAGCGATCCGACAGGGGCCTGAGATATTTTCTCACGCCGGCTTCGGTCGCCGGGTCACCGCCAAGCAGATCAGGACGTTTGCGGCCAGGTACAGCCCCCAGACCCCGAACCCGACCCAGGCCTGCCCCTCCAGCGGCCCTTCTCGGGCGAAGATCAGCAGGTCCGAGATCACGAACAGCACCGCGCCCAGTCCCGTCCCGCCGGCGGCGAACCGGCTGTTCAGGGCCGCCCCCGCCATCAGCGACAAGCCCAGGGCGTAGAGCGCCACGCCGGGCGCGAAGCTGCGGTCGCTGGGCAGATGCCAGGAGATGAGCACCGTCACCGGCACGATCGCCCAGGCCAGCAGCGCCTTGGGCAGCGGCAGCCCGGCGTGGTTGCGGGCGTACAGCGCCATGGCCACGATATGCCCCGCCAGGAACGCCAGCGCCCCCCGCGTCAGGCCGAGCATATCCAGCAGCACGTCGCCCAGGGCGTAGAGCGCCAGCATGGCGCAGGCCAGCCAGCCGTCGCCATCCTCGGCCTTCAGGGCGGCATAGACCGCCAGCAGCGACACCGCCGCCCCCTTCCAGGCCGTGCTGGTCATGGACGGCAACGGCATCTGCCACGAGACCATGTAGCTGAGCCCCGCCAGCACGGCGGCCGCCAGAACCAGATTGGGGACTAGCCCCCCGCGCGTCACCGTCATCTCCCCCCCGTGCGGCTTGGCCGCTTGTCTTGGTCGGAGGGGAGGATGCTGCGGATTTGCACGGCGGCCAAGTCGCCCCGATCAGCGGGCCTGCAGGCGTGGCGCGTTCCGCCGCAGCCACAGCTCCGCCGCGGTCAGATTGGGGACCCAGCACAGGAAGGCGATGGCGCGGTACCAAGGGACGAAGGGCAGGCCCAGGATCATGACCGTCGGCAGGTAGAGCCGCAGGGTGACGGCGGCCAGGGTCAGGGCCCAGGAGCGGATCATCCAGCGTCGATGCTCTGCGAACCGCCCCTGCATGGCCGCGCGCCAGCCGAGGATGTTCACGGCGATCCACAGCACCGCCAGGGCGCCGAAGCCCGCCGTGGCGATCGGGCCGGCGGACGATCCCAGCGCCAGGATCAGCCCGGCCGCGCCCCCGATCAGGCAGCAGACGACATAGGTCCGTCCGATCCACCGGTGCGGACTGTTCCCGCCCCGACGCCAGCCCGGAATGAACTGCGCCGCCCCCAGGGCCAGCGCGACGACCGAGCCCGCCACATGAACCACCAGCCAGGGAACGCCCAGCGGATTGCCCAGCGCCTGGGCCGGCGTCTGGGGCGGATGCAGCAGGTAGCGCGCCGAATAGGCGGCGACGCCCAGGCACAGGAGGACAAGCAGCGACCAACCGATCCGGGTGAGCCAGATCAGCGGCGGGGGTGCGGGCGATGCGACGGGCGTGCTCAAGCGGAGGTCCTTGCGGGCTGTTTCGCCGAACCTCATTGCCGCCCCGGCGATGGCTCGCTAGGCCTAGCTTCGCGAACGGCGCCATGGCTGCGCGAACGGGACGGAATGAACAGCAAGGCGACAGGGGCGACCACGGCGCGGCGATGGGTCATTGACCTGGGGATGCTGGCCGCCATCGGCCTGCTGATGGGCTTTCTCGGCCCCTTCGGCTCCGACCGGCTGCCGACCGTGCCGCGCTACGTCTACTGGATGTT contains the following coding sequences:
- a CDS encoding sensor histidine kinase, yielding MKIRRPIIDRGALAVILVMVAVVDLLITIRAIGVGVPPKWWHLPAEILAFGTLTILTYLMYMAMEAAGRRYGLAAKIIVGIATAFAAGVLHLPIIAFIFWHMTDHPRVIWSQLYDFTRIYTMVIPFLFNGAGLVAYGFYRDVIARERQLAEAQRLAQEAQLLALRYQINPHFLFNTLNAVSTLVLDRRNQAAEAMLLRLAAFFRLTLTLDPRQAIPLAREIELQRTYLAIEQARFTDQLEIAIDLPPDLETAQVPALLLQPLVENAVKHTLGGDGAYIAISARVEADVLVLEVVNTVQRWQEPGTGVGLRNVAERLAAEYGDEAALDINPGDGRFGVILTLPLHLASPTAAPLKVVTGISG
- a CDS encoding DUF1428 domain-containing protein → MTYVDGFVIAVPKDKMDAYREMAELGRTVWMEHGALSYVEAKADDVPYGELTSFPRAVQQKDDETTIFSFITYRDRAHRDEVNAKVMADERMKGGMENAPFDGKRMIYGGFEAFVQA
- a CDS encoding lysoplasmalogenase family protein; this translates as MTVTRGGLVPNLVLAAAVLAGLSYMVSWQMPLPSMTSTAWKGAAVSLLAVYAALKAEDGDGWLACAMLALYALGDVLLDMLGLTRGALAFLAGHIVAMALYARNHAGLPLPKALLAWAIVPVTVLISWHLPSDRSFAPGVALYALGLSLMAGAALNSRFAAGGTGLGAVLFVISDLLIFAREGPLEGQAWVGFGVWGLYLAANVLICLAVTRRPKPA
- a CDS encoding DUF2306 domain-containing protein — translated: MSTPVASPAPPPLIWLTRIGWSLLVLLCLGVAAYSARYLLHPPQTPAQALGNPLGVPWLVVHVAGSVVALALGAAQFIPGWRRGGNSPHRWIGRTYVVCCLIGGAAGLILALGSSAGPIATAGFGALAVLWIAVNILGWRAAMQGRFAEHRRWMIRSWALTLAAVTLRLYLPTVMILGLPFVPWYRAIAFLCWVPNLTAAELWLRRNAPRLQAR